A part of Petrotoga olearia DSM 13574 genomic DNA contains:
- a CDS encoding DNA repair protein RecN → MSIKNFGLFKSANVDFNDNFCVITGESGTGKSMFLNALNLFLIGNIPQNLKNSEGSVSAYFTVNEFIKDMLREHVPFDGDDLILSVNFTPKKTLFRINDTIVPKNFVQDISKYLLEIHSQESNIALRDENYQNSLIFKILRDKFPEYFSDYDIGYQEYLNLKRKLENLPTNKTEIFRNIDILNYQIQEIEEANLQPNEDDELSDRFKTLNNIEEIRERLIESLNILKDRDEQSIDEEIGYIIYNLSKLDDFGFKEEHSFALTIQEQIDELYTLLENKLSELDSDPEELERVSIRLNKIIELKRKYGPSLDDVLENLNKFKIQKSELEEIKNDFHELEPRLYKLRDELLGLSDKIIEKVNPFLKDLKLHIENNLKDLNMENSKIDWKIEKLKEPRKDAAHKITFLLKTNPKSDFMPLAEIASGGELSRIILAVEVVLGKHHAIDTMVFDEIDSGVGPRMADVVGNKLNELSKDKQIIVITHMPQVANFATEHFKIVKTLNEDTTSTIVKLSENERLEEIKEMYGNIVY, encoded by the coding sequence TTGTCTATAAAAAATTTTGGTCTTTTTAAAAGCGCTAACGTGGATTTTAATGATAATTTCTGCGTTATCACTGGTGAGTCAGGAACAGGAAAATCAATGTTTCTAAATGCTTTAAATCTTTTTTTAATTGGAAACATTCCTCAAAATCTGAAGAACTCTGAAGGTTCTGTCTCAGCTTATTTTACTGTTAATGAGTTTATAAAAGATATGTTGAGGGAACATGTCCCTTTTGATGGTGATGATTTGATTTTATCTGTAAATTTCACCCCTAAAAAGACTCTTTTCAGAATTAACGATACAATAGTTCCTAAAAACTTCGTTCAAGACATTTCGAAGTATCTGTTAGAAATACATTCTCAAGAATCTAACATTGCTTTGAGAGACGAGAATTATCAGAACTCTTTGATCTTTAAGATTTTGAGAGATAAATTCCCCGAGTATTTTTCTGATTACGATATAGGATACCAAGAATACTTGAACTTGAAAAGAAAGTTAGAAAACCTTCCAACCAATAAAACTGAAATCTTTAGAAATATAGATATTTTAAACTACCAGATCCAGGAAATAGAAGAAGCGAACCTTCAACCTAATGAAGATGATGAACTTTCGGATCGCTTCAAAACTCTAAACAATATAGAAGAAATCAGAGAACGATTGATAGAGTCTTTAAACATACTAAAAGATAGAGATGAACAAAGTATTGATGAGGAAATTGGTTATATAATTTACAATTTGTCCAAGTTAGACGATTTTGGATTCAAGGAAGAACATTCTTTTGCTTTAACTATCCAAGAACAGATAGATGAATTATACACACTTTTAGAAAATAAATTATCTGAATTAGACAGCGATCCAGAAGAATTGGAAAGAGTTAGCATCAGACTGAACAAAATCATCGAGCTGAAAAGAAAATATGGTCCATCCCTTGATGATGTTTTAGAAAATCTTAACAAGTTCAAAATTCAAAAAAGTGAGTTAGAAGAAATCAAAAACGATTTTCATGAATTGGAACCAAGGTTGTATAAATTAAGAGACGAATTATTGGGCCTCAGTGATAAAATAATAGAGAAGGTTAATCCCTTTCTAAAAGATTTAAAATTACACATTGAAAATAATCTCAAGGATTTAAATATGGAGAACAGTAAGATAGATTGGAAGATAGAGAAGCTAAAAGAGCCAAGAAAAGATGCCGCACATAAGATTACTTTCTTATTAAAAACAAATCCAAAAAGTGATTTTATGCCTTTAGCCGAAATAGCTTCCGGTGGTGAATTATCTAGAATAATATTAGCCGTTGAGGTTGTGCTGGGAAAACATCATGCAATAGATACGATGGTTTTTGATGAGATCGATTCCGGAGTTGGCCCAAGAATGGCTGATGTTGTAGGAAATAAGCTCAATGAATTATCAAAAGACAAACAAATTATTGTAATTACTCATATGCCGCAAGTTGCAAATTTTGCCACTGAACATTTTAAAATTGTAAA